One window of Magallana gigas chromosome 2, xbMagGiga1.1, whole genome shotgun sequence genomic DNA carries:
- the LOC105324883 gene encoding nuclear pore complex protein Nup214 isoform X2, with amino-acid sequence MEASEREVKDFRFQQLCRIRIFDPPDSPFQGVTQLIACSSKYGLTFLGTKNGFKVIKTSDVTDIDIRHAAERTTLIVADPPIRTSVQVEGTVSHLCLSCDELTLAVVVTCNGIIQIYIYDVKEFANQGQNVDPFQKIRVTCEVLDMAWNPTQPTLLVVCMSDGRAQLLEVAENFKIVASLPPVVSACSVCWSPKGKQLVIGTGNGTLMQFDHELKKKRDWARPSVLPEDQQFEVKGVSWISTYMFLASYFPRGSPDDQPTVVLTSGSKDGDPAFISFLDPCYGNGEGIASTMHFNYIPQWEMVLCTSSTACETAIVGKHFDDKNTFERWTLDDAARAELPLTEDYADTFPLGAAIDFSSQFQVPVGEQRYPPCPMFMLLSTDGVLVTYYMMYSHADAQAQPITSPPQDLPAGPVRRPTAANVQGSVQKDAAPIEARPTPQSGQPGVTSAVPPSQAADNKASAFGFSASGSTGKSLFGAPASQGFGFTSSTPSSGGAPGSIFGQSNTATTQVASSTPSSGGAPGSIFGQSNTTTTQVGQSFLASALSAPMTAAATSTTKTGFADTSNAPSQFSFKPQPAANFSLNASVTKPSISAVPTQPVGASTAGGFSLPGQSSGGSNSGFNFSLSSLNTTGQTTSSSSAPASSKAVTAPVTQSQITSGTSAASKQSVFSFSSSAAPSEGFGVKPLATSTTPAFGMTPTTTVTAATTKSIFGTPGTSSLSKFGSTPETAQPNAPSMSPAVNTATGGSSLLMRGFGSSSVPTFGTKPGAAAVTPTFGDAKSATMTPGSIPQPQSKPAIAAALTSSFGGSMQNLSALGQGPNLNNTKQQSSPGVERQQSEGSRSKTPVADASQKTSSASESLNDTFSASIAEEIAHFEKELREFKQRAGAVRESIGSKEDMQRLRNNTTKISNFCDEVKANTKELSKEISDLKSLCLDGFAMVEDCKMREQRNTDAQYVQLLRNRALDPKSLATMRSLQQQQQLLDQGLRDVDAILDQEWEDYQNKKKKRQGIQRPTTDGIYQVIKSNRNLIIREKNQLDDLETQLKQLKLYNRNSSWKHPDTSREPAELSSLADSLLESPKKAPDDPRRAPSVQTLDPNKQAKLREYLSRKTVTKVKSTRPENLSMSRLASTEKIRQALSRQSSPTKAPSSAEMKSMVQGRPILRATSHNGSRQLVNQGLQPTSPGMEAVTRQQISMQPKPNTYQQGFMFANSGNTKPSLMAFQQKLTQNLKPADQYPHYEDITPTSTDATEDEDDDDYDEDDDDDDDDDDEPDSEHDSEPLNRKIAERKPPPSSTAPVMGLSGAATTKPLSFSPQTFGQGMSGFTSFTAGGNKPVFGAKPDSTTPTGSPKPSFNAGFQGFKPDEKTPTNTSTPKTAFKFGSDVQPSFGGKNLFGQPLKTEDKKTEESKPISSPLLAKALTADSEDDDDLGLGKNDTATEQAKLDNKTSGKPSTEPKFDTASKTPSFGFGKVPSSIALSDLGKEGSGQPLGVTSGLFGQPSGTSVFGGAISSTTTSSAGKSVFGFGAPVGASSGGGFFGQSSTTSGGLFGKSTKDEDTDKASPKTTASTGLFGQNLASSSTGLFGQKSSQASVTSKSDVSGQDTSSKVASSTVASASENPPASELSTASAISSAAGMTSSTPGSSLFGQPQTTTATSGLFGQTSAAVSTAGSGLFGQKTTSSGTTYGQALAPPPPPTYSSTEAGLLGRPLTSGSGAFGQSSTTSAIATSLFGQQTTTTGSGSLSKQTTTTGSGLFGQPATSSGAGLFGQPTTTASGLFGQANAASSTSGTGLFGQSSTTSTSGGGLFGTSASSSVSTAGTSVFGQVSSSSTSASTGLFGQTGSGGFGQSSTGTKPSVIGGLLSGTDEAPATSTAFGQGGPSKNLFGTETSSAAPSFGQPAPLFGSSTASTGPGFGGTTTSAGFGSAGSGFGFGGSATTTSATGFGQTNQTGVFGQPTSSSSSAFGGFGSASSGQTSGGMFGGGGGMFSGLGGKPSEDKAKTNVFGSVPTFGSTAATQGSGFSAGGSNVASTGFGVAKSQSPSGFGAPPSFGGTPGFGSQAAFGSSPSFGSAPAFGGGSTFGGGSSFQNQLGSPQNTEGGGGGFAGFASSASPTFGSLAQGGSTPPTFGSVPQGGGGFGGFGVTGGGGGGFGGASPGFGQAPSSGGNPSFTGYRG; translated from the exons ATGGAAGCGTCTGAACGCGAAGTTAAG GATTTCCGTTTCCAGCAACTCTGCAGAATTCGGATTTTTGACCCTCCTGATAGTCCCTTTCAAGGAGTTACTCAACTCATTGCCTGTTCTTCTAAATATGGATTAACATTTTTAGGAACAAAAAATg GATTCAAAGTTATCAAAACATCTGATGTGACAGACATTGATATTAGACATGCTGCAGAAAGAACCACCTTGATTGTGGCAGATCCGCCAATTAGGACTAGTGTTCAGGTGGAGGGCACTGTATCTCACCTGTGCTTGAGCTGTGATGAGCTAACACTGGCTGTAGTTGTCACTTGTAATGGCATCATCCAGATCTACATTTATGATGTTAAAGAATTTGCTAACCAG GGACAGAATGTAGACCCATTTCAGAAGATTCGAGTGACCTGTGAAGTCCTGGACATGGCTTGGAATCCCACTCAGCCCACATTACTGGTGGTCTGTATGAGTGATGGTAGAGCTCAGCTGTTAGAGGTGGCAGAAAATTTCAAGATCGTGGCCTCACTCCCACCAGTGGTGTCAGCCTGCAGTG TGTGTTGGAGTCCAAAAGGAAAGCAGTTGGTTATTGGCACTGGTAATGGAACACTGATGCAGTTTGACCATGAGCTAAAGAAAAAGAGAGATTGGGCCAGACCCTCAGTTTTACCAGAGGATCAACAGTTTGAAG TTAAGGGAGTGTCCTGGATTTCTACCTACATGTTTCTGGCCTCATACTTTCCCCGAGGAAGTCCGGATGATCAGCCAACTGTTGTATTGACCTCTGGCTCG AAGGATGGTGATCCAGCATTTATTAGTTTTCTGGATCCTTGCTATGGAAATGGAGAAGGAATAGCCAGCACCATGCACTTTAATTATATTCCACAAtg GGAAATGGTTTTGTGTACCTCCAGTACTGCCTGTGAGACAGCCATTGTGGGCAAACACTTTGATGATAAG AACACCTTCGAGCGGTGGACCCTGGATGATGCAGCTCGAGCTGAGCTTCCTCTGACTGAAGACTATGCTGACACATTTCCTTTGGGAGCCGCCATCGACTTCTCATCACAGTTCCAAGTTCCAGTGG GAGAGCAGAGATACCCACCATGCCCAATGTTTATGCTGCTGTCCACAGACGGGGTACTGGTGACCTACTACATGATGTACAGCCATGCCGACGCCCAGGCCCAGCCCATCACCAGCCCCCCTCAAGATCTCCCCGCAGGTCCAGTCAGGAGACCCACTGCAGCTAATGTTCAAG GCTCGGTACAAAAAGATGCAGCCCCAATTGAAGCGAGACCAACTCCTCAGTCTGGACAACCTGGTGTAACTTCAGCAGTCCCTCCAAGTCAAGCAGCAGACAATAAGGCCAGTGCTTTTGGTTTCTCAGCCTCTGGATCTACTGGAAAGTCCTTGTTTGGAGCACCTGCATCTCAGGGCTTCGGTTTTACCTCCTCTACACCTTCATCTGGAGGTGCACCTGGATCAATCTTTGGGCAGAGCAACACAGCAACAACTCAGGTTGCCTCTTCCACCCCTTCATCTGGAGGTGCACCTGGATCAATCTTTGGGCAGAGCAACACAACAACAACTCAGGTTGGCCAAAGTTTCCTGGCATCAGCTCTCTCAGCACCAATGACTGCAGCCGCAACATCTACAACAAAAACAGGGTTTGCTGATACATCAAATGCACCTTCCCAATTCAGCTTTAAGCCACAACCTGCTGCTAACTTTAGTCTGAATGCCTCAGTTACTAAACCCTCTATCTCTGCTGTTCCTACACAGCCAGTGGGGGCATCAACAGCTGGTGGATTTTCTTTACCAGGACAGAGCTCTGGTGGGAGTAATTCAGGTTTTAATTTCAGTCTGTcttctttaaacacaactggaCAAACAACTTCGTCATCCTCAGCTCCTGCCAGTAGCAAGGCAGTTACTGCACCAGTAACCCAGTCACAGATAACATCTGGGACTTCAGCTGCTTCTAAACAGTCAGTCTTTTCATTTAGCAGTTCAGCTGCCCCCTCTGAAGGTTTTGGTGTTAAACCACTTGCCACATCTACCACACCAGCATTTGGAATGACACCCACAACAACAGTAACAGCAGCTACAACTAAGTCCATTTTTGGAACACCCGGCACCTCTTCTTTGTCCAAGTTTGGATCAACTCCAGAGACGGCCCAGCCAAATGCACCTTCAATGTCCCCAGCAGTGAACACAGCTACTGGTGGTAGTTCATTGTTGATGCGTGGTTTTGGATCCTCATCTGTGCCTACCTTTGGTACCAAACCAGGGGCAGCTGCCGTAACACCAACATTTGGAGATGCCAAATCAGCTACAATGACCCCTGGTTCTATTCCACAGCCTCAATCCAAGCCAGCAATTGCAGCAGCACTAACTTCAAGTTTTGGTGGCTCAATGCAAAATCTTTCAGCATTAGGGCAAGGGCCAAACTTGAACAATACAAAACAACAGTCTTCTCCAGGTGTTGAGAGACAACAATCTGAGGGAAGTAGATCAAAGACACCTGTTGCAG ATGCCAGCCAAAAGACAAGTTCTGCTTCTGAGTCTCTCAATGATACTTTTAGTGCATCTATTGCCGAGGAG ATTGCTCATTTTGAGAAAGAATTACGCGAGTTCAAACAGCGAGCAGGTGCTGTGAGAGAGTCGATAGGTAGCAAGGAGGACATGCAACGACTGCGAAACAACACAACAAAGATCAGCAATTTCTGTGATGAAGTGAAAGCAAACACAAAG GAGCTGAGTAAGGAGATATCAGACCTGAAGAGCCTGTGTCTGGATGGGTTTGCTATGGTAGAGGACTGTAAGATGAGAGAGCAACGTAACACAGATGCCCAGTATGTTCAGCTGTTGAGAAACAGGGCCTTGGATCCTAAGAGTCTGGCCACAATGAGGAGCCttcagcagcagcagcagctgTTGGACCAAGGACTCAGGGACGTGGACGCCATTTTGGACCAAGAGTGGGAAGATTATCagaacaaaaagaaaaagagacaAGG aatcCAGAGACCGACAACTGATGGAATATACCAAGTAATTAAGAGCAATAGGAACTTGATCATAAGAGAGAAGAATCAACTGGATGACCTGGAAACACAGTTGAAGCAGTTAAAGCTGTACAATAGGAACTCCAGTTGGAAGCATCCAGACACATCAAG GGAACCAGCAGAGTTGTCTTCTCTGGCGGACTCCCTCCTGGAAAGCCCAAAGAAAGCTCCGGATGATCCCAGGAGAGCACCCAGTGTCCAGACCCTTGACCCTAACAAGCAGGCAAAGCTGCGGGAATACCTGTCCAGGAAAACTGTGACCAAAGTCAAATCCACAAGGCCTG AGAACTTGTCCATGTCTCGCCTAGCATCCACAGAAAAGATACGACAGGCTCTAAGCAGACAGAGCTCTCCTACAAAGGCTCCAAGCTCAGCAG AGATGAAGTCTATGGTACAAGGGAGGCCCATTCTACGTGCCACATCTCACAATGGATCTCGACAACTCGTCAATCAAGGCTTACAGCCGACCAGTCCAGGAATGGAGGCTGTAACTAGACAGCAGATCAGCATGCAGCCCAAGCCAAACACCTACCAACAAGGATTTATG TTTGCCAACAGTGGAAATACTAAGCCATCCTTGATGGCTTTCCAGCAGAAACTTACCCAAAATT TGAAGCCAGCTGACCAATATCCACATTATGAGGATATTACTCCAACATCTACTGATGCAACAGAAGATGAGGATGATGATGATTACGATGaggatgatgatgacgatgatgatgatgatgatgagccTGACAGTGAGCATGATTCCGAACCCCTCAATCGGAAAATTG CTGAGAGGAAACCTCCCCCCTCGTCCACTGCTCCTGTCATGGGTTTATCTGGGGCAGCTACAACCAAGCCCCTATCTTTCTCGCCCCAGACATTTGGACAGGGTATGTCTGGTTTCACCAGCTTTACTGCCGGAGGAAATAAACCAGTCTTTGGGGCAAAACCAGATTCTACAACACCCACTGGTTCTCCAAAGCCAAGCTTTAATGCAGGATTCCAAGGATTCAAGCCTGATGAAAAGACTCCAACTAACACCTCTACTCCCAAAACag CATTTAAGTTTGGATCTGATGTCCAGCCAAGCTTTGGAGGTAAAAATTTGTTTGGCCAACCATTGAAGACCGAGGATAAAAAAACAGAAGAATCCAAACCTATTTCTTCACCTTTGCTTGCAAAAG CTCTAACAGCAGACTCGGAAGATGATGATGATTTGGGTCTTGGAAAAAATGATACTGCAACAGAACAGGCCAAATTGGATAACAAAACTTCTGGAAAGCCAAGCACAGAGCCCAAGTTCGATACAGCAAGTAAAACACCATCTTTTGGATTTGGAAAAGTTCCTTCAAGTATTGCATTATCTGATTTAGGTAAAGAGGGATCAGGACAACCTTTGGGAGTTACATCCGGTTTGTTTGGACAACCTTCAGGTACTTCTGTGTTTGGAGGAGCAATTTCTAGCACAACTACTTCTTCTGCTGGTAAAAGTGTGTTTGGTTTTGGTGCTCCTGTTGGAGCATCATCTGGAGGTGGTTTCTTTGGCCAGAGTTCTACCACCAGTGGGGGATTATTTGGTAAATCAACAAAAGATGAAGACACTGATAAAGCTTCTCCTAAGACAACTGCATCAACAGGACTATTTGGACAGAACTTGGCCTCTAGTAGTACTGGTCTCTTTGGTCAGAAGAGTTCTCAAGCATCTGTTACCAGCAAAAGTGATGTATCAGGCCAAGATACATCTTCTAAAGTTGCTTCCTCTACTGTTGCATCTGCTTCTGAAAACCCTCCAGCCTCAGAACTGAGTACAGCATCTGCCATATCCAGTGCAGCAGGAATGACATCCTCAACACCAGGGTCCAGTTTGTTCGGGCAACCTCAGACAACCACTGCCACATCTGGATTATTTGGTCAAACTTCAGCCGCAGTTTCCACTGCTGGATCTGGATTGTTTGGACAAAAAACAACTTCATCGGGAACGACATATGGGCAGGCTTTAGCTCCTCCCCCACCGCCTACTTATTCTAGTACAGAGGCTGGCTTGCTTGGGAGACCTTTAACTTCAGGCAGTGGAGCATTTGGACAATCCTCTACAACATCAGCCATTGCAACATCTTTGTTTGGACAACAAACAACGACCACTGGATCTGGAAGTTTAAGCAAACAAACTACAACCACTGGGTCTGGACTCTTTGGACAGCCAGCCACAAGTTCTGGTGCCGGGTTATTTGGACAGCCAACAACAACTGCTTCTGGATTATTTGGACAAGCAAATGCTGCATCTTCAACCTCTGGCACTGGATTATTTGGACAGTCAAGCACAACCTCAACATCTGGAGGGGGATTGTTTGGGACATCTGCATCTTCTTCAGTATCCACTGCAGGCACGAGTGTGTTTGGTCAAGTTTCCTCATCTTCAACAAGTGCAAGCACAGGGCTGTTTGGGCAAACTGGATCAGGAGGGTTTGGTCAGAGCTCAACAGGAACAAAGCCATCAGTGATTGGTGGACTATTGTCTGGCACAGATGAAGCTCCAGCCACAAGTACTGCATTTGGACAAGGAGGTCCATCTAAGAACTTATTTGGAACAGAGACATCTTCTGCAGCACCTTCCTTTGGCCAGCCTGCTCCACTGTTTGGCTCTTCCACTGCTTCCACTGGGCCAGGGTTTGGAGGCACCACTACCAGTGCAGGGTTTGGATCTGCTGGAAGTGGGTTTGGATTTGGGGGCTCTGCTACCACTACTTCTGCAACAGGATTTGGTCAGACAAACCAGACAGGGGTATTTGGACAACCTACAAGCTCAAGCTCTAGTGCTTTTGGAGGATTTGGAAG TGCATCTAGTGGACAGACTTCAGGGGGTATGTTTGGAGGGGGTGGAGGAATGTTCTCGGGGTTGGGAGGCAAACCTTCCGAAGACAAGGCTAAAACCAATGTCTTTGGCTCAGTGCCAACCTTTGGAAGTACAGCTGCCACTCAAG GCAGTGGATTCAGTGCAGGTGGTTCCAATGTGGCATCCACTGGTTTTGGTGTGGCCAAGTCACAGAGTCCAAGTG GTTTTGGAGCACCACCTAGTTTTGGAGGAACTCCAGGCTTTGGGAGTCAGGCAGCGTTTGGAAGCTCCCCTAGCTTTGGATCAGCACCTGCATTTGGAGGAGGGTCAACGTTTGGAGGAGGATCCTCATTTCAGAACCAGCTTGGATCCCCTCAAAACACAGAGGGTGGAGGTGGTGGATTTGCTGG ttttgCATCTAGTGCCTCCCCAACCTTTGGAAGTCTGGCTCAAGGAGGCAGTACTCCTCCCACATTTGGCAGTGTGCCACAAGGGGGTGGTGGATTTGGTGGATTTGGAGTGACTGGTGGAGGGGGAGGAGGGTTTGGAGGAGCTAGTCCAG GATTTGGACAAGCTCCAAGTTCAGG TGGGAATCCTTCCTTCACGGGATACAGAGGCTGA